GCGGGCCACGCGGACCGCGACCGCACGGTCGACGTGCTGAAGGCCGCGTTCGCCGAGGGCCGGCTCTCCGCCGAGGAGTACGAGCAGCGCCACGAGGCCGTCACCGTGGCGCAGACCTACGGCCAGCTGGCCGCGCTGGTGGCCGACCTGCCCGCCGGCCCGATGTCGGCGCCGCTCGCCCCGCCCGTTCCGGCCACCTTCCTGCCCACCCCGCCGTACCCGCAGGCCCGCCCGACCAACGTGCTGGCCGTGCTCTCCCTGGTCTGCAGTGTGACCGGCCTCTCCCTGCCCGCCGTGGTCACCGGCCACATCGCCCGCTCGCAGATCCGCCGGAACAACATGGACGGCGACTGGGCGGCCGTCCTCGGCCTGGTGATCGGCTACATGGGCAGCGCGTTCTGGACCCTGATGATCCTCCTGGCCCTCGCGTAGCGTCCGCGGGCGGCCACGGCCCGTGGACCGGGACGCCCATCGCCGGGCAAAGCACCTA
The genomic region above belongs to Streptomyces sp. 1331.2 and contains:
- a CDS encoding DUF1707 and DUF4190 domain-containing protein; this translates as MSVQPWGEPGPGHKHGRGDARWPAARWPAPVPQPAPTPQSAMRAGHADRDRTVDVLKAAFAEGRLSAEEYEQRHEAVTVAQTYGQLAALVADLPAGPMSAPLAPPVPATFLPTPPYPQARPTNVLAVLSLVCSVTGLSLPAVVTGHIARSQIRRNNMDGDWAAVLGLVIGYMGSAFWTLMILLALA